In the genome of Streptomyces collinus, one region contains:
- a CDS encoding adhesin encodes MSDNGYTSLPGWRGGDANAAYLDKNLRHTPVEIHLDDSVSWRQLLQLFVYAVLASFLAFLPPVFFGLILLVGGSGEGFAVMIVLAYIASGIAFWVTLLGMRLTEPIAEWRVLVADRSGSLDSAYVSIAGTLARRSIPVDRAERLIATGLGREQVRNRLVLSEGKCQVYVSVFSYGTSLYLGWQMWRSRRGYALIGGFVSDLLASIMGRLSPERIMMRTEGVRAMREAVHAACREGLATAVDQVVVPVTYAFPQGLPPVQTDQARSAPTPGIDSPPASPPAWGPPAGGAPPRP; translated from the coding sequence ATGAGCGACAACGGGTACACCAGCCTGCCGGGGTGGAGAGGCGGTGACGCCAACGCCGCATATCTCGACAAGAACCTGCGGCACACGCCGGTGGAGATCCACCTCGACGACTCGGTCAGCTGGCGGCAGCTGCTCCAGCTCTTCGTCTACGCCGTCCTCGCGTCGTTCCTGGCGTTCCTGCCGCCGGTCTTCTTCGGGCTCATCCTTCTCGTCGGAGGCAGTGGCGAGGGATTCGCCGTCATGATCGTGCTGGCGTACATCGCCTCGGGCATCGCCTTCTGGGTGACCCTGCTCGGGATGCGCCTGACCGAACCGATCGCCGAATGGCGGGTCCTGGTGGCGGACCGGAGCGGATCCCTCGACTCGGCATACGTCTCCATCGCCGGTACGCTCGCGCGCCGCTCCATCCCCGTCGACCGCGCCGAACGGCTCATCGCCACCGGACTGGGCCGGGAGCAGGTGCGCAATCGCCTGGTGCTCTCGGAGGGCAAGTGCCAGGTCTACGTCTCGGTCTTCTCGTACGGTACGAGCCTCTATCTGGGATGGCAGATGTGGCGTTCGCGCCGCGGATACGCCTTGATCGGCGGATTCGTGTCGGACCTGCTCGCGTCGATCATGGGCCGCCTGAGCCCCGAGCGGATCATGATGCGCACGGAGGGCGTGAGGGCCATGCGCGAGGCGGTGCACGCGGCGTGCCGGGAGGGACTGGCCACGGCGGTGGACCAGGTCGTGGTGCCCGTCACCTATGCCTTCCCCCAGGGACTGCCGCCGGTGCAGACCGACCAGGCGAGGTCCGCGCCGACCCCGGGCATCGACTCCCCGCCCGCCTCCCCGCCCGCCTGGGGGCCGCCCGCGGGCGGGGCACCTCCTCGGCCTTGA
- a CDS encoding PAS domain-containing protein — protein sequence MIARSEPTCRTCGRSLQGVQVSASRRSGTTDELGPDEPERESSDGSDLLAALLDGMDAALCAFDADGVVTHWNREAERILGWGADEAVGRRGLAGWAVRSADAEEVEGRLLSVMHAPGRQVHEFALLTKDGGRVLVRTQSAAVRGPDGKPAGVYCAFSEVHAQIDLERSIALSEALFEDASWGVVLVDVDLRPAVVNAHAARALGTGRTSVLGRPLGELLSHGVEELESALQHVLAEGAPPAPAEVWVSVRAKEGEQRRCWRSGFLRLASPLAEEPVPLGVGWLFQDVTEAKQAEQEASLLRFRTQQLHRASRAAAECEDPAEAATVHLDFALAGFADHGLIDRVAGGALTDAEAEAPVRLVRVAATPSGAPGPSRLAGQAGLPVRYAEGHPALQCVERVGALRASAGAAAPEAAREWAQARQWPPDAVHALCAVLRSRGRTLGVVTFLRGAGRSAFERSDAMYAEDVAVRIASALDLAGLSDGD from the coding sequence ATGATTGCAAGGAGCGAACCGACGTGCCGTACGTGCGGACGCAGCCTGCAGGGGGTCCAGGTGAGTGCTTCCCGGCGTAGTGGGACCACCGACGAGCTGGGGCCGGACGAGCCCGAGCGGGAGAGTTCGGATGGTTCGGATCTGCTTGCCGCTTTGCTGGACGGCATGGACGCGGCGCTGTGCGCGTTCGACGCCGACGGAGTCGTGACGCACTGGAACCGTGAGGCCGAGCGGATCCTGGGCTGGGGCGCGGACGAGGCCGTGGGGCGGCGTGGGCTGGCCGGGTGGGCCGTGCGCAGTGCGGACGCCGAGGAGGTCGAGGGGCGGCTGCTGTCGGTGATGCACGCGCCCGGGCGGCAGGTGCACGAGTTCGCCCTGCTGACGAAGGACGGCGGGCGGGTGCTCGTCCGCACGCAGTCGGCGGCGGTGCGCGGGCCCGACGGCAAGCCGGCGGGGGTGTACTGCGCGTTCAGCGAGGTGCACGCGCAGATCGATCTGGAGCGCTCGATCGCGCTGAGCGAGGCCCTGTTCGAGGACGCCAGCTGGGGTGTCGTGCTGGTGGACGTGGACCTGCGGCCGGCCGTGGTGAACGCGCACGCGGCCCGCGCGCTGGGCACGGGCCGTACGTCGGTGCTGGGGCGGCCGCTCGGGGAGCTGCTGTCGCACGGCGTGGAAGAGCTGGAGAGCGCGCTGCAGCATGTGCTGGCGGAGGGCGCGCCGCCCGCGCCCGCCGAGGTGTGGGTGAGCGTGCGCGCCAAGGAGGGCGAGCAGCGGCGGTGCTGGCGCAGCGGCTTCCTGCGGCTGGCCTCGCCGCTCGCGGAGGAGCCGGTTCCGCTGGGTGTGGGCTGGTTGTTCCAGGACGTGACGGAGGCCAAGCAGGCCGAGCAGGAGGCGTCCCTGCTGCGCTTCCGTACGCAGCAGCTGCACCGCGCATCGCGGGCCGCCGCCGAGTGCGAGGACCCGGCGGAGGCGGCGACGGTCCATCTGGACTTCGCCCTGGCCGGTTTCGCCGACCACGGACTGATCGACCGGGTCGCCGGCGGCGCGCTCACCGACGCGGAGGCCGAGGCGCCGGTCCGGCTGGTCCGGGTCGCCGCCACTCCGTCCGGAGCGCCGGGCCCGAGCAGGCTGGCCGGCCAGGCGGGGCTGCCCGTCCGTTACGCCGAGGGACATCCGGCCCTGCAGTGCGTGGAGCGCGTGGGAGCCCTGCGTGCGAGCGCGGGCGCCGCCGCGCCCGAGGCGGCCCGAGAGTGGGCCCAGGCCCGCCAGTGGCCCCCGGACGCGGTCCACGCCCTGTGCGCGGTGCTGCGCAGCCGGGGCCGGACCCTGGGCGTCGTGACGTTCCTGCGGGGCGCCGGCCGCAGTGCCTTCGAGCGGTCCGACGCGATGTACGCGGAGGACGTGGCGGTGCGGATCGCTTCGGCGCTGGACCTGGCGGGGCTGTCGGACGGGGACTGA
- a CDS encoding diadenosine tetraphosphate hydrolase, translating into MVDAWRDDRIGSALRGENPAVMRRLEAGFAVIGDVQFLPGYSVLLADDPAVQRLSELPRSGRLAFLADMDRLGEAVERACRRAETGFRRVNLEILGNADGFLHAHVWPRYEWEPAELVRRPVWLYPREMWGEERYALGPRHDRLREAIGEELDRLAG; encoded by the coding sequence GTGGTGGATGCGTGGCGCGACGACCGGATCGGGAGCGCCCTGCGGGGTGAGAACCCGGCCGTGATGCGGCGGCTGGAGGCCGGGTTCGCGGTGATCGGGGATGTGCAGTTCCTGCCCGGCTACTCGGTGCTGCTGGCCGATGATCCCGCGGTGCAGCGGCTGTCCGAGCTGCCGCGGAGCGGGCGGCTGGCGTTCCTGGCCGACATGGACCGGCTGGGGGAAGCCGTCGAGCGGGCCTGCCGGCGGGCGGAGACGGGGTTCCGGCGGGTCAATCTGGAGATCCTCGGGAACGCCGACGGGTTTCTGCACGCGCATGTGTGGCCGCGGTACGAGTGGGAGCCCGCGGAGCTCGTGCGGCGGCCCGTGTGGCTCTACCCGCGGGAGATGTGGGGCGAGGAGCGGTACGCGCTCGGGCCCCGGCACGACCGGCTGCGGGAGGCCATCGGCGAGGAACTGGACCGGCTCGCGGGGTGA
- a CDS encoding citrate synthase 2, whose translation MSDFVPGLEGVVAFETEIAEPDKEGGALRYRGVDIEDLVGHVSFGNVWGLLVDGAFNPGLPPAEPFPIPVHSGDIRVDVQSALAMLAPVWGLKPLLDIDGEQARADLARAAVMALSYVAQSARGQGLPMVPQREIDKAQSVVERFMIRWRGEPDPKHVAAVDAYWTSAAEHGMNASTFTARVIASTGADVAAALSGAVGAMSGPLHGGAPSRVLGMIEEIERTGDAEAYVKNALDKGERLMGFGHRVYRAEDPRARVLRRTARELGAPRFEVAEALEKAALAELHARRPDRVLATNVEFWAAIVLDFAEVPAHMFTSMFTCARTAGWSAHILEQKRTGRLVRPSARYVGPGTRDPHDIEGYGDIAH comes from the coding sequence ATGTCCGACTTCGTACCCGGGCTCGAGGGAGTCGTCGCGTTCGAGACGGAGATCGCCGAACCGGATAAGGAGGGCGGCGCACTCCGGTACCGGGGCGTCGACATCGAGGACCTCGTCGGCCACGTCTCGTTCGGCAACGTCTGGGGCCTGCTCGTCGACGGCGCCTTCAATCCCGGTCTGCCGCCCGCCGAGCCCTTCCCCATCCCCGTGCACTCCGGCGACATCCGCGTGGACGTCCAGTCCGCCCTGGCCATGCTTGCGCCCGTCTGGGGCCTCAAACCCCTCCTCGACATCGATGGCGAGCAGGCCCGCGCCGACCTGGCCCGGGCCGCCGTCATGGCCCTGTCCTACGTCGCCCAGTCCGCCCGCGGCCAGGGCCTGCCGATGGTTCCGCAGCGGGAGATCGACAAGGCCCAGTCCGTCGTCGAGCGCTTCATGATCCGCTGGCGGGGCGAGCCGGACCCCAAGCACGTGGCGGCGGTGGACGCGTACTGGACGAGCGCCGCCGAGCACGGCATGAACGCGTCCACCTTCACGGCCCGTGTGATCGCCTCGACCGGCGCCGACGTCGCGGCCGCGCTCTCCGGCGCGGTGGGCGCGATGTCCGGCCCGCTCCACGGCGGCGCCCCCTCCCGCGTCCTCGGCATGATCGAGGAGATCGAACGCACGGGCGACGCCGAGGCCTACGTGAAGAACGCGCTCGACAAGGGCGAACGTCTCATGGGCTTCGGCCACCGCGTCTACCGCGCCGAGGACCCGAGGGCGAGGGTCCTGCGCCGCACGGCCCGCGAGCTGGGGGCGCCGCGCTTCGAGGTCGCCGAGGCCCTGGAGAAGGCGGCCCTCGCGGAACTCCACGCCCGCCGCCCCGACCGCGTCCTCGCCACCAACGTCGAGTTCTGGGCGGCCATCGTCCTGGACTTCGCCGAGGTCCCGGCGCACATGTTCACGTCCATGTTCACCTGCGCCCGCACCGCCGGCTGGTCCGCCCACATCCTGGAGCAGAAGCGCACGGGCCGCCTGGTCCGCCCCTCGGCCCGCTACGTCGGCCCGGGCACCCGCGACCCCCACGACATCGAGGGCTACGGGGACATCGCCCACTGA
- the pdxH gene encoding pyridoxamine 5'-phosphate oxidase, which yields MTDRDDVPFDLASMRKQYRAEGLSETELAATPVEQFARWFKQAATDGGLFEPNAMIVSTADAEGRTSSRTVLLKHFDEQGFVFYTNYDSRKARDLAENPFVSLLFPWHPMARQVVVSGIARRTGRDETAAYFRTRPHGSQLGAWASAQSSVISTRADIDGAYAELAARYPEGEQVPVPPHWGGFRVAPQSVEFWQGRENRLHDRLRYVEQADGSWRVERLSP from the coding sequence GTGACCGACCGCGACGACGTCCCCTTCGATCTGGCCTCGATGCGCAAGCAGTACCGGGCCGAGGGGCTCTCCGAGACCGAGCTCGCCGCCACGCCCGTCGAGCAGTTCGCGCGCTGGTTCAAGCAGGCCGCGACGGACGGCGGGCTGTTCGAGCCGAACGCCATGATCGTCTCGACGGCCGACGCCGAGGGGCGGACGAGTTCCCGCACGGTGCTGCTGAAGCACTTCGACGAGCAGGGCTTCGTCTTCTACACGAACTACGACTCCCGCAAGGCCCGTGACCTGGCGGAGAACCCTTTCGTCTCGCTGCTGTTCCCCTGGCACCCCATGGCCCGGCAGGTCGTCGTGAGCGGGATCGCCCGGCGCACCGGCCGCGACGAGACGGCGGCGTACTTCCGCACCCGCCCGCACGGCTCACAGCTGGGCGCGTGGGCCAGCGCCCAGTCCTCGGTGATCTCCACCCGGGCGGACATCGACGGCGCGTACGCGGAGCTGGCCGCCCGCTACCCGGAGGGCGAGCAGGTGCCGGTGCCCCCGCACTGGGGCGGTTTCCGGGTGGCCCCGCAGTCGGTGGAGTTCTGGCAGGGCCGCGAGAACCGGCTGCACGACCGGTTGCGGTACGTGGAGCAGGCCGACGGGAGCTGGCGGGTGGAGCGGCTCAGTCCGTGA